A stretch of Mastomys coucha isolate ucsf_1 unplaced genomic scaffold, UCSF_Mcou_1 pScaffold1, whole genome shotgun sequence DNA encodes these proteins:
- the Nphs2 gene encoding podocin — MDHRARSSSREAHERGGKSSSRDDKKAKAGRGSRGHARPDAGAERQSARQTGTRREPRAPAATVVDVDEVRDPGEEGTEVVALLESERPEEGIKPSGLGACEWLLVLASLIFIIITFPLSIWFCIKVVQEYERVIIFRLGHLLPGRAKGPGLFFFLPCLDTYYKVDLRLQTLEIPFHEVVTKDMFIMEIDAVCYYRMENASLLLRSLAHVSKAIQFLVQTTMKRLLAHRSLTEILLERRSIAHDVKVALDSVTCIWGIKVERTEIKDVRLPAGLQHSLAVEAEAQRQAKVRVIAAEGEKAASESLRMAAEILSGTPAAVQLRYLHTLQSLSTEKPSTVVLPLPFDMLSLLSSPSNRAQGSISYPNSSKPVEPINPKKKDSPML, encoded by the exons ATGGACCACAGGGCGCGGAGCTCTTCCAGAGAGGCCCACGAGAGAGGTGGCAAGTCCTCTTCTAGGGATGACAAGAAGGCAAAGGCCGGGAGGGGCAGCAGAGGCCATGCTCGGCCGGATGCTGGGGCAGAGCGGCAGAGCGCCCGGCAGACAGGGACCCGAAGGGAGCCCCGAGCTCCCGCCGCCACAGTAGTGGACGTGGACGAGGTTCGGGACCCCGGTGAGGAGGGCACGGAAGTGGTGGCGCTGCTGGAGAGCGAGCGACCAGAGGAAG GGATCAAGCCCTCTGGATTAGGGGCCTGCGAGTGGCTTTTGGTCCTCGCCTCCCTGATCTTCATCATCATAACGTTCCCCCTTTCCATCTGGTTCTGCATCAAG GTTGTGCAAGAGTATGAAAGAGTAATTATATTCCGACTGGGACATCTGCTTCCTGGAAGAGCCAAAGGTCCTG GCCTGTTCTTTTTTTTACCCTGCCTGGACACCTATTACAAGGTTGACCTCCGTCTCCAGACCTTGGAAATACCTTTCCATGAG GTAGTAACCAAAGATATGTTTATAATGGAGATAGACGCTGTCTGCTACTACCGCATGGAAAATGCTTCTCTTCTTCTAAGAAGTCTAGCCCATGTGTCCAAAGCCATCCAGTTCCTGGTGCAGACCACCATGAAGCGCCTCTTGGCACATCGATCCCTCACTGAAATTCTCCTAGAAAGGAGGAGCATTGCCCATGATGTAAAG GTTGCCTTGGACTCAGTGACCTGTATTTGGGGCATCAAAGTGGAGAGAACTGAAAT TAAGGATGTGAGGCTGCCAGCTGGGCTTCAGCATTCTCTGGCTGTGGAAGCTGAGGCACAAAGACAGGCCAAAGTGCGG GTGATTGCTGCAGAAGGAGAAAAGGCTGCCTCTGAGTCCCTGAGGATGGCCGCCGAGATTCTGTCGGGCACCCCAGCTGCTGTCCAGCTTCGATACCTACACACTCTTCAGTCGCTGTCCACAGAGAAGCCATCCACCGTGGTTTTGCCTTTGCCGTTTGACATGCTAAGCCTTTTGTCCTCTCCCAGCAACAGAGCACAAGGAAGCATCAGCTACCCAAATTCTTCCAAACCTGTTGAACCAATAAATCCCAAAAAGAAGGACTCTCCCATGTTATAG